CCACACCAAAAACAACCATGTGGCTATGATGGTTGAAACTGATAAACATTCCAAGTGGCTTGTAGTTCTTGTTAGTCCTATAGGTTGTGTCAAATGTGACGACGTCCCCGAAGCATGAATAATCAACTCTCATCCTTGCATCTATCTAGAATACATTTATCACCACTTTCTCACAATCCATTTGCAAGAAATATACAAATGAAAGATTATGGGCAAGCTCCTATGTGCAGTACCACATCAAACTCCCGGTCTCACCATAGTTTAGGCTCCTCTACATCGTAATCCTTAAGTGACTCTTGATATCCTCCTGCATGCATACAAGGTTTTGTGTTCCATCAGCTTGTTTAGCCGTGAAATCATAAGATTTTTTCAGATATAACCTAGAATCCTCTGCAATTTTAGCCTCAATCCCCTATGCTTCAGTCACTTTTCTTCTAGAAGCCATCAAGTGACGACATTCTAGTAGGTGTAATTCATGATTATGTTCGCTAACAAAGTGCAACACCCTATATCTCTCGTTCTTCCTATTTCAGACAATACCCATTCTTGCCTCACAACCAGCCTCTGTATATGCACAAGGCCTTTTAGTTTTCGAGTCTCTCTTGTCTAGTCGCCTGCTACCTTCCTTTGTGCAGGTGAATCATCTTGAAGTAATAAAGCCATTCTTGTCTTTGTTGCCATATTCTTTTCGCACACTAACCCCCGTCATTGCGGCATAAGAATTATGGCAATTATAGGCATCAAGTTCGAAGTCAAACTCCATTCCAACACTCGAAATGTTGTAGTTGAAGATCTACTACCCATTCTCCTCCACGAGCTCCATCCCCTtgaatttcatataaaaaatagggtaaaaaacaaaaaagccccctgtgataagtctaatacacagaaaagccccctatggtttcaaaatatacaatacgatacctcatgctttgaactaaattgtaaaggtgacggaatccgttaaatttaacggaaatgacttattggaacctaaaaaaaaaattttatacttaatttttatcaaatatacctattctaccccttaaccctcaattctctctatttagagaataaaacaaatgatttttttgagctgtcttttgcttaattatatcagggtattttggtcattttgtccatttccgttaactttaacggattccgtcacctttacaatttagttcaaagcatgaggggtcgtgttgtatattttgaaaccatgggggacttttctgtgtattaggtttaccacagggggcttttttgttttttaccctaaaAAATACTATTACATTAGTGATGATTTTACAATACACCTTAAAATTCAGCAATCTCTTCAGCAAGAATGCTGCTATATTAGCTTTCAAATAATCGTTTGCAACACCTCAAATTGATTACACACACCAAATGTTTCTTTATGCCAAGGCATAACATAACGCAAACTTACCAATTTAGTCTTTTACTAACTCCATAACAAACAAAACTCATCACAAGATTCACAACTTACGCATTAGTTGAACCACCATTATCATTCATTAACTTTTTGCCTGTACAGGATTTACTTCATTTTGGTTACCCATTTTTTCTATTACGATGAATTTTCTATGTAAGTACATCCACATGTGTGCATGCCatggcttttttatttttagtttttcctTGACATCTAAGACAATGACGGCAAGTGAAGGCTTTCCTTGTTGAGTGAACAGAGTCCTCATCATTCACAATTAAGAGGTGTACAGGCATGGTCAATCCAACATGATTGTTCAATACATTTGTGTATTTAATGACCCTAACCTAGAAATTCTATGTTTTCATGTATAGTTCTCTACTTAACTACTAGCAATGCAAATCTCACTCTGTACAAAAACCAAGCTAGAGATGTTTCCCCACCAACATTTGTTCTTATTGTTACGAACTCTTCCATGTGGGTGTTCAACATATTAAAGGATTCAATGCCTATCTTTGTTTTCAGCACCACGTTTGTCGTTGAATCTCTGGAGATAAGTTGATTTCCTCGCTGCTCTTCTGTTTAACAAAACTTGTTTTGGTGCGGCTGCTGCATCCCCTATTGGATACCATTTGTTCCTGCAATTGGAATTTGACCCTTTTTGCCACAATTCTTCTACTTCTGAGGCAGACGAATAGAGGAAAGCAGCACATGAAAAAGAAGGGGAGAACACTAGTAAATGGGGGCTAAAGCACTTTTTTAAAAACTTGAATTATTTCATTATTCGTCCCAAAATCTGACTGCAACATTTTTTCCTCTCGGCAAATTAAGAATTTCTTCACCCCCCAACTTGGATTGCTTAATAGAGATGAACTAATGGAACTGGTCAAATTTGCagcattttgctttttttttttttttttttttttgttgtctcAAAACGACGTCATTGGTAAATCCAATTACAACATCATCATTTTGTTAAATTGCGCGAAATGGCACTTGCGAGGTCCCGTGCGCTCTTACTTCCCGCTCAAGCTGCATGAAGGCTAGAGGAGGTAATTTAATTAGGGGTGCAATTGGGCTTTTTGAGTCTAGGTTTTAGCAAGCTCAAGTTAAACTCACAAATTATATGAATTTTTGGGATTCAAACTTTCGGGTTCAGGGTAATATTAAAAGGCTCAATCTCATTTCACGTTGTTATATGAGTTTTGGGTTCAAATTGGACTTGATCCAAACTCATAATTAAATACATGactatatataatatatattttataggAATAATTCATAATTCTCCCCTGAGGTTTAGGACAATTTCATTGAACTTCcttaatatttcaaaaattacacttaccccCCTTGATTTCACATTTTTTGTAACTAAACCTTAGACTTGAccaaaaatttaaatgaacacTCTAAAATGCCCTTAGTTTATAAAGTTTATATTACTTTTCAAAATAATTGTAAAATATATAGCAcaaatataaagtagaagtatCAGGTCTTCAATAcctatatttattatttaataaacaATTATTACAACAGTTTTTATCGTATTGATAGACTACTGTGCATGGTGCTTTGTTGGGGATATGTATTCTTTTTAAGTTGGAGAAGAATGTATTGTGATAATCCAAATTCTTTTAGAGtttctaaattttaaaattgttgGAAAGGTTACTAGTTTACTAGTAGTTTTGGATAGTTTCTTTTTAAGTTATTCTTGCAAATGGAACTTAATAGCTAAAATGGATAAAATGTTCATTGAtttacaaaatcagaaactTAGTTCATTAATTTATCATGTGAATATATGAACTCACATTTATTGTCCTCCGCATTTGGAAACTTATCTAAATTAATTTCACTCTTACCAAAATATTAATACTTGAACCTATCTTAACTGAATCGAGTATACCATATAAACAATTGTTTTGGAATATTAAATCCAGTTCAAAGATTTAATATTCTATGCATTAACCAAAAGTTGGATAAATTTTCAAGCATTTGGAATTTTGGAAAGGCACTTGGGAAAACAAAAATAGTGAAAAAAAATTCTCAAGAGTTGGGTTCAAACAACATCAAGTTTAAGAGCATCTTGGcacctttatttattttttcttattttagtaGAACTTAGTACTTTAAAAGACAAACCTTGTCATtgctaaaacaaaaattgattgATTCTCCAATTTACATACCAAATTATATGAGTTCATCGATAATACCACCAAGAATAAACAAGATGACCGTTTTACATTATAAAAACTTTTCATGGGAATATCCCATATTTTCAACTAGAAGCATCTAAATCTAGATCTTATTACTTTCTTAGGAGTGGGGAAACGGTGGGACTAGacaataatctttttttttttaataagtggAGAGGTTTAAGAGGACATGTGACaccttattttggtaaaattagTGAAAGAATTTGTAACTTTCATTGCAAAAATGGTGAGTAACTTTTTGCAATGAAGAGGTGCTTCTCATAAGATATTAAAGCTTACTGTTTTTATGGCTAAATTTACTAATTTTATGGTCAAATTTACTACTTTATCTCCTAACCTTACTTTTCAAGTTTCTAGGACTTGGAAAGCTAAATGACCGTAACAAAATGGTCGCTAAAAGTACTAGTCTAGACTGTGGGGAACTTATAACCAACTCTTATAGTATTATCTCATTAACTTACtgaattgttaaatactaaatttgatacatttaagTATATATTACATCAAGTAATAAGTGAATaccttatcatttattttttcgaacaagttttgtctaaaaaattcaatgtcagttaattaattcaaatgttctaATTTTCATTATGAAACACGTCTGAACATGTTAAGATTTAAACTAATTAAGTTTAAATGttaaattgaattatcaaacaaaACCTAAGTTGGTCATTTGCAAAGGCCCACATGCCCAACACGTAACCAATTCCATCAGAACTTCTAGATTAGCAAGAATGAGGGATTAAATTGGTAAAATTGATTGATAAGAGACCACATTTGCCAAGACTCTAAAAATAGGCACCAAAATGGTCGTTTTCCCAAATTCCTTTCTCTGCAACTTGTTTGCTGGTACATGATTGCATTCACAATAGCACTACCAACACTATTCCTTAATTGAATTTCGAATGCTCGAGATAGAGAAGCTGCTTGTATCGATGGTTTTATTGCAAGCCATATGCCTACCAGATTACCTTAATCAGGCAACTGAAGATTTTTATGATATTAGGGAGATGTTTCAAGCTGGGGCAAAAACTTCGGCAGGGCAAACATTGCAAATCCTATTGACTTGAGGTAAGCTTTATGTGTTTCAGTATAGTGGAAATATAAATCAAAGTTCAATGAAGTTATCTTCTTTTCGGGTGCGTGAGTTGCTCTATTCTTAAATGTAAACTTGAGGATCTTGAATTTGAATTCCTGATCTGTAAAATTAGAATTCTTGATCAGTTAAGCTGCCTAAAAGGAAAGGCGACCTGTTCCAGCAAAACAGATGTCCAAGACAATCCAGGGAAATTGTGTGCTTTCAATACCAATTTCCAAAAGAATCAGCTATCCGTGCAATCACTTAGTAGGCCTCTGTCGAATGAGAAGGGTTTCCAGTTAGTTGATAGTACTATATGCTGGGTAGGGCAATTGACCCATATACCATAGCCTTTCAGGCTCTCTCAGTTCGAGTTGTACAAATTTGCATGTTCCTGTCATGTtttagtgcaaatgaaacccttgTCATATAAAGCTGCTGCAAAATAAATGATCTAATCCATATGGAATTTACTGGCATACTTAAAACATATCCTAACACTACCCTTTGGTGCAGTTCGTGCACAGTTACTAAATACATTGTGCATAACTTGAACAGAGAACCCCATAAGCACAAAATGATCAAAGACAATTAGGCATGGGAAGACGAAGTCGTGCAAGTAAGaatcagaaaaagaagaaatgatgCAAGTATTGTACTAGTCATCACTGATCAGAGGCTTTCGACGTCGAAGAGACAGAGATTTCATTTACAACTTCATTTATCTCATCAGGCTTGATGGTTCTTCCCTTGAGGAAATTGGAGTACCAGTGGGCTGAGAGCTTTGGGTATCTTCTCAATTGCTTGTCATCCAAATCAACGTAGTACAGGCCGAAGCTGGTTGTATAGCCGCCCATTAGCTCTAAACCATCTAGCAAAGACCAGAGGAAGTACCCTTTTGTATTTGATCCATTTCTTCCCAACATTTcaagattaaattaaaaaaaaaagaggtcagAAAAGTTGACATTTAAAATGGTGAGAAAAGTCATTTCAGAAATAATTTCAGTGATACTGTGACCTCATGCATTTAGTCTAAAAAGTTGAGCAGAACATGCCTTGCTGCATGGCTTCGATGACCAATTTTTGCCAGAATGATTTGTAAAGTAGTTACTGAAGaaattgaaatctcaaaacttggGGAATACATAAAATTTAGCTCATACAAATAGCAGTAAACACACAGTTGAAGTGACCCTAATTCAAAGTTGCATATGCTTACTTTATAGCATCAAGCAAGGTCCTAATATATGAATACATATATTTCACCCTTGATGTGTCGTTTAGTGTTCCATTGCGCTCAGTTCCTTTACCTGTCAAAAACAGTCCAGCCACGAGAATCTGAAACTATTTGCAATCATATTGAACAAGAAAAGAGCAAGAGAAATAAGCTAGATAGTTGCAAACATCTGCTGATTATAAATTCATCAGATGAGAATGCATTTGTGGCAGAGCTCAGCCGGCCAAAAAAGTTGCACAAAGTACAAGAGCACCCTAAACTTAATGCTAGAAACTTAGAGAGCTAAAACCATGCATATATATCCACGAAGAGGAACAAATCCAAAAGGAAATGATAATTCTCAAGTAATATATTTTTAGTGGTGGTATAATTAGGTTCGCAGGTTAAGTGATCACTTCATTTCTCTTTTTTGGTGAAAAAACAGATGTAGTACCAATCATGTCTATCGGAGGTACGCATTTGTCAGAATCAGATCACTAGTACAGAAACATTTGGAAAATGACTAGAGAAGATGCAGGTTAATGCATCCAAGCAAAGGCAGAtatgagtgagagagagagagagagagagatagaaagAACCATTTTCATGGATATAAGTAGGCGGATTGGCATATACATTCCTGAGATACTCCAGAATTCCGGATAGACCGGATGATGTATCATCATTCTGTGCCAAACCGGATGGTAATTAACACAGGACCGAAAATGAAGAGCAGGATATCTTGAAGTAAAACTGTTAATCCCAACCTGATTTTCTGGTGCATCTACTGGCTCAactgaagaaaaacaaaaagacacAGTAATAAGTAAATTTAATCACAATATCTATAGGGAAACAAAAGTCAACATAGAGATATAGATTTTTGAAAGAAGGAGAAGCACTAAGAATTCTCAGATGAATCCAAGGTTGTAAACTAGTTCTCATAGAACTAATAAACAAGGCTTTGCAAAAGGATTTGATCAGTTGATTCACTCAGCAAAATCAAATCCAGCAAGGAATAAGTACAATGCAAGCTCACAGCACATGTGCTAAGTACAATGCAAGCTCACAGCACATGTGCGACACATACCCAGAGTGCTTAATCCCATATCAGCAACTATGTCCCTGATATTCACATTAAGGCTGCTAGGACTGTCCTTGACGTAGAGTGTTAAATAATGGTTCAGCCCTATAAAGTCGAATGAGCCCTTAAGTAGCCTAGATTCACGTGGAGTTAGCGCTGGAATTTTTGTGCCAGCATTCTTCTTTATGATGTCAGGATAGTCTCCAAACACCATTGGATGGAGAAACCTGCAGTCAAATTGTGGGTATACAATAAAGCAAGCTTATATTTTACTTAAAGCAGAAAAATGCAGAAAGCATCTTGCTGCTAACAAGAAATGATGAAATGCATAATTAAAGCACTTATCTACCAAAGATTCTCTACTCACCAACCAATGTAAAAATCAATGGCTCTTTGAGTTGCAATTATATCTTCTGTAGCATTAGAATATGGAGAAAACCAAGGAGCATAGATGTTTTGTCCCACAAAACCATGTTGAGTCGCCTGATATAGAGGTTCAACATCTGTTAATTGACTTACTTCACCTGATATGTTCCCAAATatgaagattaaaaaaaaaaaccacttaaAAGAATTCTAAACAAAAGCATCAATGTCCTATTGTCTTATTCTTCCTTGGCAGATGCAAGGTGGGAACTCAATGATCAAACTGCATGATACTACACACATTAGTGGGAGTGGCAGCAGGTGCTTTATAACTGAATTGCCTTTCCATTTTCAGACCTACTAAGTTGCCCATTTTCCAATCCCCACAGGTGATCTGAAGCGTGTTTGGTCTCTATTCCAAGCTATTTTTCTATTCTTCCAGCTAAACCAAATCCCAGGAGCACTTGCAACCAATCGTTTTTTTTTCCGTATGAGATAAATGTAAACTGACAGAATGTTGATAATTTATCTCAGAGTAAATTGTGATTTCCTTGATTAAAATCGAAGAGGTGACAGATGAGTTTAAGGACAGAATTCTTTCACTGTAAATGACTACACCAGAGCCAGCACATAGCAGAATGACTCCAATTAGCAAGTAGACAAGCATCTAAATATCTGCTTGGACACTTAAAGCCACAAGTATATACAATAAGTGGCAAAAATACGCTTACGTGAAAGATGCTTGTCTAAGTGATAATGAAACTGTGACAGAATTAAAGTACAAGAGCACATTCCAGGTGCATCACTGGTTAGCATTAGTTTAAATTCACAATGCTCCAGAGTATCAATAATGTAGTAGCTTAACAAGGTTGGGCTAACACAGTGCTCTGGACAAGATCCACCACATTTCCATCCCTATCTCTATAAAAGTGAATCGGAAGATTAACCTACTCTGTAAATTCATCTCTAGTATTTTCCAGTTAACACCACTAACTAATAATAGTTTCCATCTATGATTACTTATTAATCACAGTGCCACCTCTGTACATGCAGAGATGTATATGGTTGGACATGGACTATGAGTTTATCGAAAACGATAGTCCATTAGGATCAATGTgacaaaaatcatatttcaatCGCAGTTGTAGAGCTATCAAGATACTGATTGCTGTTTATgtgaaaaaaattatgaaataggATATTATAGTAATACCTTATGCTTTTTGTAGTATAGCTTCACAGCAGATGAATGTGCCAGCAACATGTTGTGACCAGCAATATATGGCTCAGTTATGGAATTACCTTCGGAGCAGTTCAGTCCAAATGGAAAAGAGCAGCGACCTGGGGGTGCGATTCCATTATCATAACCACCCATGGCAAATATATTACCCTCATTTATGGTAGTCCAATACAGAACCCTGTCTCCAAATTCCTTGAAGCACACATCAGCATAGGCGGTAAAGTCTTTCCTGAAATAACAAACAAATAAGTGTTTAGATCTGATACCATAAATAAGCATCTATGCTTTAAAATATAAATCATACATAAAACAAGCTTAAATGTGAATGGATCAAAGTACAAATATTAAAAACTTACACTATCTTCCGACTGAGCCATCCCCCATATTCATCTTCAAGAACTTGAGGGGTATCAAGGTGAAAAAGTGTGACATGTGGTTGAATTCCTATGCGTTGGTC
This portion of the Coffea arabica cultivar ET-39 chromosome 2e, Coffea Arabica ET-39 HiFi, whole genome shotgun sequence genome encodes:
- the LOC140036990 gene encoding beta-glucosidase 11-like isoform X2: MWKQKQRSLMDSSGPLIILLMLLMLLQLLAVMAIARVENFTRSDFPADFIFGAGTSSFQVEGAAREDGRTPSIWDTFVYANKGLSNGASGDIACDHYHKYKEDVQHMVDTGLEAYRLSISWSRLIPDGSGRVNPKGLEYYNNLINELLIHGIQPHVTLFHLDTPQVLEDEYGGWLSRKIVKDFTAYADVCFKEFGDRVLYWTTINEGNIFAMGGYDNGIAPPGRCSFPFGLNCSEGNSITEPYIAGHNMLLAHSSAVKLYYKKHKATQHGFVGQNIYAPWFSPYSNATEDIIATQRAIDFYIGWFLHPMVFGDYPDIIKKNAGTKIPALTPRESRLLKGSFDFIGLNHYLTLYVKDSPSSLNVNIRDIVADMGLSTLVEPVDAPENQNDDTSSGLSGILEYLRNVYANPPTYIHENGKGTERNGTLNDTSRVKYMYSYIRTLLDAIKWFRANGRLYNQLRPVLR
- the LOC140036990 gene encoding beta-glucosidase 11-like isoform X3 — encoded protein: MEGRLAFGIPSFMPIREDVQHMVDTGLEAYRLSISWSRLIPDGSGRVNPKGLEYYNNLINELLIHGIQPHVTLFHLDTPQVLEDEYGGWLSRKIVKDFTAYADVCFKEFGDRVLYWTTINEGNIFAMGGYDNGIAPPGRCSFPFGLNCSEGNSITEPYIAGHNMLLAHSSAVKLYYKKHKATQHGFVGQNIYAPWFSPYSNATEDIIATQRAIDFYIGWFLHPMVFGDYPDIIKKNAGTKIPALTPRESRLLKGSFDFIGLNHYLTLYVKDSPSSLNVNIRDIVADMGLSTLVEPVDAPENQNDDTSSGLSGILEYLRNVYANPPTYIHENGKGTERNGTLNDTSRVKYMYSYIRTLLDAIKNGSNTKGYFLWSLLDGLELMGGYTTSFGLYYVDLDDKQLRRYPKLSAHWYSNFLKGRTIKPDEINEVVNEISVSSTSKASDQ
- the LOC140036990 gene encoding beta-glucosidase 11-like isoform X1 is translated as MWKQKQRSLMDSSGPLIILLMLLMLLQLLAVMAIARVENFTRSDFPADFIFGAGTSSFQVEGAAREDGRTPSIWDTFVYANKGLSNGASGDIACDHYHKYKEDVQHMVDTGLEAYRLSISWSRLIPDGSGRVNPKGLEYYNNLINELLIHGIQPHVTLFHLDTPQVLEDEYGGWLSRKIVKDFTAYADVCFKEFGDRVLYWTTINEGNIFAMGGYDNGIAPPGRCSFPFGLNCSEGNSITEPYIAGHNMLLAHSSAVKLYYKKHKATQHGFVGQNIYAPWFSPYSNATEDIIATQRAIDFYIGWFLHPMVFGDYPDIIKKNAGTKIPALTPRESRLLKGSFDFIGLNHYLTLYVKDSPSSLNVNIRDIVADMGLSTLVEPVDAPENQNDDTSSGLSGILEYLRNVYANPPTYIHENGKGTERNGTLNDTSRVKYMYSYIRTLLDAIKNGSNTKGYFLWSLLDGLELMGGYTTSFGLYYVDLDDKQLRRYPKLSAHWYSNFLKGRTIKPDEINEVVNEISVSSTSKASDQ